The Mucilaginibacter gracilis genomic interval GATAGCTTATTGAAAGGCGTTTTCCCGAATGAGCACTTTAGCCTGTTTGGCAGCCGGGATAGTTTCATTCCTTACTACTCAGGCAGGTTTGAAACGATTGAATTACCAGAACATGGCGATTATAACGCCACCGAGTTACGCAAACAATATGCGGATAAGGTATTCGATTCCAACGATTTCCGTGCAGGTATCCTATATGCCTTGTATAACCAGTACACCAAGGTATATCCGACAGTTGATATTGCTTGTTTCAGGAATAGCAAAACGGAAATACTGTTAGGCAAAAAAGCTACGAACAACAAATGGCGCTTTATAGGTGGCTTTGCCGACCCTGAAGATGAAAGTTATGAAGCAGCGGCTAAACGTGAACTCATGGAGGAATGTGGTGACATGGAAGTCGGTGAAATGAGCTACGAAATATCTGCAAAAATAAACGACTGGCGTTACCGTAACGAAGCTGATAAGATTATCACTTTATTATTTAGTTGCGATTTTATCAGCGGCTCGCCTGCTGCTCAGGATGACATTATTGATCTGGACTGGTTCCCGGTGG includes:
- a CDS encoding NUDIX domain-containing protein — translated: MKTAVIIARFQTPYLHEGHKQLISMVKENHVKLIILLGVSPLVGSRKNPYDYYTREKMIKKDYPEVIVLPISDHPSDKTWSDSIDSLLKGVFPNEHFSLFGSRDSFIPYYSGRFETIELPEHGDYNATELRKQYADKVFDSNDFRAGILYALYNQYTKVYPTVDIACFRNSKTEILLGKKATNNKWRFIGGFADPEDESYEAAAKRELMEECGDMEVGEMSYEISAKINDWRYRNEADKIITLLFSCDFISGSPAAQDDIIDLDWFPVADLPKMMENQTISPEHLDMFKVIITKYLKN